In Mangifera indica cultivar Alphonso chromosome 1, CATAS_Mindica_2.1, whole genome shotgun sequence, a single genomic region encodes these proteins:
- the LOC123225513 gene encoding scopoletin glucosyltransferase-like, with protein sequence MARLLAAHGVKATIITTPLNKSRFHSIINRDVVDQNQTIKILTLDFPFAAANLPPNCENLDSLPSRDLSYNLSKAIMLMQPQADDLVHRYQPDAIISDLNIPWTAEIAVKYGIPRLVFHGSNFFALCLSMAASQHKSNVQVSSDSEPFLVPDLPQPVFITMNQMPDRFFNNLGLQEFFVKMIEADRNTYGVVANTFFEIEPEYVKHYEKVTRKVVFPIGPVSLFNTKAVDMVERGNRASIGKDDCMSWLDSKEPNSVIYVCFGSLCKFAKSQLVEIALGLEASKKSFIWVIKDDSLMEDFEKDRGLVIKGWAPQVLILNHPAIGGFMTHCGWNSVLESVCSGVPMITWPLFAEQFYNENLVINQLKIGVPIGVERGLTWGEEEEIGVLVRKEQVEEVVSRLMNGGDDEVVGIRKRVNQLRESARMATSKGGSSYRNIGLLIDDLSNQREKRLSQKRETSDY encoded by the coding sequence ATGGCCAGACTCTTGGCCGCCCATGGCGTCAAAGCAACAATCATCACTACCCCACTAAACAAGTCTCGCTTCCACTCCATAATCAACCGTGACGTCGTTGACCAAAATCAAACCATCAAAATACTCACTTTAGACTTCCCTTTCGCAGCCGCAAACCTGCCGCCGAACTGTGAAAACCTTGACTCACTGCCATCCAGAGACTTGTCGTATAACTTAAGCAAAGCAATCATGTTGATGCAACCTCAAGCCGATGATCTCGTCCATCGATATCAACCTGATGCCATCATATCCGATCTCAACATCCCATGGACGGCTGAAATTGCGGTAAAGTATGGCATTCCTCGTCTAGTTTTTCATGGATCTAATTTCTTCGCTCTCTGTTTATCAATGGCAGCCAGTCAACATAAGTCAAACGTGCAAGTCAGCAGTGATTCTGAACCATTCTTGGTTCCCGATTTACCTCAGCCGGTTTTCATCACCATGAATCAAATGCCGGACCGGTTCTTTAACAACTTGGGTTTACAGGAATTCTTTGTGAAGATGATTGAAGCTGATCGGAACACGTATGGTGTTGTGGCTAATACTTTTTTTGAGATTGAACCGGAATATGTAAAACATTACGAGAAAGTCACCCGGAAAGTGGTGTTTCCGATTGGACCGGTTTCTTTATTCAACACAAAGGCAGTTGACATGGTGGAGCGAGGAAACAGGGCTTCTATTGGGAAAGATGATTGCATGTCATGGCTAGACTCGAAGGAACCCAACTCGGTGATTTACGTTTGTTTTGGGAGTTTATGCAAATTCGCAAAGTCACAGCTTGTGGAGATTGCTTTAGGCCTTGAAGCTTCAAAAAAGAGTTTCATATGGGTGATCAAAGATGATTCTTTGATGGAGGATTTTGAAAAGGATAGAGGACTGGTGATAAAGGGTTGGGCGCCGCAAGTTCTAATACTGAACCATCCTGCAATTGGCGGGTTCATGACTCACTGCGGGTGGAACTCGGTTCTTGAATCGGTGTGTTCGGGTGTGCCGATGATAACTTGGCCACTCTTTGCTGAGCAGTTTTATAATGAGAATTTAGTGATAAATCAATTGAAAATCGGAGTTCCGATCGGGGTGGAGAGGGGGTTGACTTGGGGAGAGGAGGAGGAGATTGGTGTTTTGGTTAGGAAAGAGCAAGTTGAGGAGGTGGTGAGTCGGTTGATGAACGGTGGCGATGATGAGGTGGTAGGTATTAGAAAAAGAGTAAATCAACTCAGGGAATCGGCGAGAATGGCGACAAGCAAAGGCGGCTCTTCTTATAGGAACATCGGCCTTTTGATAGACGATCTTTCGAATCAAAGGGAGAAAAGATTATCACAGAAACGGGAAACATCCGATTACTGA